From the genome of Thunnus thynnus chromosome 1, fThuThy2.1, whole genome shotgun sequence, one region includes:
- the LOC137182671 gene encoding interferon-induced very large GTPase 1-like isoform X9, producing the protein MDYCEGGDLLEKIRSQKGELFSEEQILDWFVQICLALKHIHDRKILHRDIKPQNIFLTKDGTVQLGDFGVSRVLNSTEKLASTRIGTLYYLSPEICENKPYNNKSDIWSLGCVLYEMCTLKRAFEAGSMKKLLLKITRGSYPPVSGHYSQELRSLLAQLLKPDPTERPSVSSILEEPFLSCRIQRFLTPQVQSETLMMSDKKRQKKTLEEEKKHEDKGVGCEEGNTPSKTALCGKHDTKTKAQSSEQQQQRPSSPVSSCVSMESDDSKEWETSFKDGQSDAFSNFLSKLGLKKFYPNKLTLQSLLEINKNSIYDETVESLEKIPWCFLRKLFQINAECRNCTQLSNNDDDDEGNSDFDKDTDDSADNKVNPLDLIVALFLCADSFLQQEMALKMSMCQFSVPLLLPHGDNSQCSLMLSALRDIVKEWCPEDLSESRGFVEDNIVQANIPFFTFVRLKNCSLSKSQMLNHVLSRGQQNHNIFIHRDMKGGTLKREIANGLVEVCWYLPCGKENLDIFPEPVAFANLRGDICESLAQFKFLFQVSTATFVFLDKVEENEHKNLTSLQDVKSKLFFVVNQKDNSREDMMSVQTTLKELELPKSSVKIKDSKVNVAEFSKKLCATIKTSLPEETPTLNIVNMVEIAVELGLSVDENSSEKQKKAVEEIMIDIEGRSIPDYKKQQLPLQGDNWKRLSQLEKEECRLKSGDSELEQNKSQLQTEKQKIKEEQSKQKLSKGMKSFIKTLSTSDKEERDFFLKWMKLKFNTHSRRKLSELRKEFKEQCKKKDKNLTAELDQALLESSLGVEHYMREMGLIYEFSISGSRNTDEISRLPGLAAEMLLDGYPLELLDGDASNIPERWVTDVLMELHKKVGGKSRLLVLTVLGVQSTGKSTLLNTMFGVQFPVSSGRCTRGAYMLFLKVGEDMKHELNCDFIVLIDTEGLKSPDLAELEESYVYDNQLATFVIGLSDVTIINVAMENSTEMKDILQIAAHAFLRMRHIGKKPVCHFVHQNVSGVSAHENTITDRKKLLEELNEMTQIAAKMEKKPSIKAFTDVLDYDMDKNHWNIPGLWQGTPRMAAVNTGYSEAVADFKKNLLMTVKTDKSNDVSQIPEFLEWMRSLWRSVKYENFIFSFRNTLVAQAYDNLCKEFSQWEWQFRKEILSWQTEAELEILNSDNESDIQTWSILVDSKKSEVSEKIASEERKVKEKLTNYYKKKDQNVNLIEEYKTDFFNSISSVAREIVYSVNNKLDCAFELKKGSKKVQDILKEYRGGVEYEVMKLLSAFKDFTLSYEQLTQKFEKMWTAATKHVSGLKERDIAASVLEQLRRNISNRNVDEEFQNIKDLKEIGKDRFKTKPEHTDSWMKKDGDLWKGDAELQKFADGVIESCTWSVLVKAKRNTDYNDSLTRELLEKMDEYLKQSYKHHKTNTQFEIDLKLHMCGIASREFLKMHQKFLSDNDPQIQLQKYKNQYLSDFLDLYKQRDDCQRKAKTFVQFCIKPAVEEYINRSLGINIVDEILTGCHSAEFSSRSFFQYNIQEELLQKDDFDSFVKYVCNYEIYGKDWIFQQIQQQMSENKTLCKLKQENLKVIVRKITAALEQATKGPDGVQLPDNKESITELISNMRKYLIKDISISEDEKRTLFQIQSTCHPFINSLKMSIEDLKEQLQEEFSKSENITETLNKLPIKPQDELFKRVFGCGKQCPFCKVPCEAGGKDHKQHHAAVHWPQGLSGRSYDGSDKLVETLCTTDIHKYYPDWHIPPDPSMEASDYWKFVLVKYNDRFAQVYKAKPADVPEAWRRITKEQALKGLKDAFNMK; encoded by the exons ATGGACTACTGTGAGGGAGGAGACCTCTTAGAGAAGATCAGATCTCAGAAAGGAGAACTTTTCTCAGAAGAACAA ATCCTGGACTGGTTTGTGCAGATTTGTCTGGCACTAAAGCACATCCATGATAGAAAAATCCTCCACAGGGACATTAAACCACAG aacatatttttgacaaaaGATGGGACTGTACAGCTCGGGGACTTTGGAGTTTCAAGGGTGCTGAACAG CACTGAAAAACTGGCATCAACACGCATAGGAACACTATATTACCTTTCACCAGAGATCTGTGAAAACAAAccatacaacaacaaaag TGATATTTGGTCCCTCGGCTGTGTCCTGTATGAAATGTGCACTCTTAAGCGTGCA TTTGAGGCTGGCAGTATGAAGAAATTACTTCTGAAGATCACCCGTGGCTCATACCCTCCAGTGTCTGGTCACTACTCCCAAGAACTGCGTTCTCTCTTAGCACAGCTGTTGAAACCCGACCCTACAGAGAGGCCCTCAGTCAGCAGCATACTGGAAGAACctttcctctcctgtaggaTACAGAGGTTCCTCACACCACAG GTTCAGTCAGAGACTCTTATGATgtctgacaaaaaaagacaaaagaagacgcttgaagaggagaagaaacatGAAGATAAAG gtgtcGGCTGCGAGGAGGGAAACACTCCCTCTAAAACCGCTCTGTGTGGGAAACATGACACCAAGACAAAAGctcaaag ctcagagcagcagcagcagagaccatCCTCTCCTgtatccagctgtgtgtccatggaGAGTGATGATTCTAAGGAATGGGAGACATCATTTAAAGATGGACAATCTGACG CCTTTTCCAACTTTCTCTCCAAACTTGGACTGAAGAAATTTTATCCCAACAAGCTCACTCTTCAGTCTCTTCtggaaatcaacaaaaacagcatttatgaTGAAACTGTTGAATCACTGGAGAAAATACCATGGTGCTTTCTCAGGAAACTCTTTCAAATCAACGCAGAATGCAGAAACTGTACACAACTAtcaaacaatgatgatgatgatgagggaaACAGTGACTTTGACAAAGACACAGATGACTCTGCAGACAACAAGGTTAACCCTCTCGACCTCATAGTCGCACTCTTTCTTTGTGCTGACAGCTTCTTGCAACAGGAAATGGCCCTCAAGATGTCAATGTGCCAGTTTTCTGTCCCACTGCTGTTGCCTCATGGTGATAACAGTCAGTGTTCCCTGATGCTGTCGGCTCTGAGAGACATCGTCAAAGAGTGGTGTCCAGAGGATTTGTCTGAATCAAGAGGATTTGTTGAAGACAACATTGTCCAAGCAAATATACCATTCTTTACCTTTGTGAGGCTGAAAAACTGTAGTTTGTCCAAGTCACAGATGTTGAATCATGTTCTCAGTCGTGGCCAACAGAATCACAACATCTTCATACACAGAGATATGAAAGGAGGAACACTTAAAAGAGAAATTGCCAATGGTTTAGTCGAGGTTTGCTGGTACCTTCCCTGTGGCAAAGAAAATCTTGACATATTTCCAGAACCAGTTGCCTTTGCCAATTTGAGAGGAGACATTTGTGAGTCACTCGCACAATTCAAGTTTCTTTTTCAAGTGTCAACTGCTACCTTTGTGTTCCTGGACAAAGTTGAAGAAAATGAGCACAAGAATCTGACTTCTCTTCAAGATGTGAAATCCAAACTCTTCTTTGTTGTTAATCAAAAGGACAACTCTAGAGAGGACATGATGTCTGTCCAGACAACACTGAAAGAGTTAGAGCTACCAAAAAGCAGCGTGAAAATCAAAGACTCAAAGGTAAATGTTGCAGAGTTTTCAAAGAAACTTTGTGCAACCATCAAGACCTCACTGCCAGAAGAAACTCCCACATTGAACATCGTCAATATGGTTGAAATAGCTGTTGAACTTGGTCTATCTGTGGATGAAAActcaagtgaaaaacaaaagaaagcagtTGAGGAGATCATGATCGACATTGAGGGGCGAAGTATACCAGACTACAAGAAACAACAACTTCCTTTGCAGGGAGATAACTGGAAAAGATTATCACAGTTAGAGAAGGAGGAGTGTAGATTGAAATCTGGCGACTCAGAACTTGAACAGAATAAATCCCAgctacagacagaaaaacaaaagattaaGGAGgagcaaagcaaacaaaaactgtccaaaGGAATGAAGAGTTTCATTAAAACTTTATCCACAAGtgacaaagaagaaagagattTTTTCCTTAAGTGGATGAAACTCAAGTTTAACACACATTCACGGAGGAAACTGTCTGAGCTGCGCAAGGAATTCAAAGAGCAATGCaagaagaaagataaaaatctCACTGCAGAGTTAGATCAGGCTTTGCTGGAGAGCTCTTTAGGAGTAGAGCATTACATGAGAGAGATGGGACTCATCTATGAGTTCTCAATTTCTGGCTCCAGAAACACTGATGAAATATCTCGTCTCCCTGGTTTGGCTGCTGAAATGCTGTTGGATGGATATCCTTTAGAGCTCTTGGATGGAGATGCTTCCAACATCCCAGAGAGATGGGTGACAGATGTGCTGATGGAGCTTCACAAGAAGGTTGGAGGGAAGAGCAGACTGTTAGTACTGACTGTGCTGGGTGTTCAAAGTACAGGGAAGTCAACACTCCTCAACACCATGTTTGGTGTGCAGTTTCCTGTCAGCAGCGGCAGATGCACAAGAGGAGCTTATATGCTTTTCCTCAAAGTTGGAGAGGACATGAAACATGAGTTGAACTGTGATTTTATAGTTCTCATTGACACAGAGGGTCTAAAATCTCCTGATTTGGCAGAACTAGAGGAAAGTTATGTGTATGACAACCAGCTGGCAACCTTTGTGATTGGTTTAAGTGATGTCACCATTATCAATGTCGCCATGGAGAActcaacagaaatgaaagacatCCTGCAAATTGCAGCTCACGCCTTCTTGAGAATGAGACATATTGGTAAAAAgccagtttgtcattttgtgcatcAAAATGTTTCTGGAGTTTCAGCTCATGAAAATACCATAACAGATAGAAAGAAGCTCTTGGAGGAGCTCaatgaaatgacacaaattGCAGCTAAAATGGAAAAGAAGCCTTCTATTAAAGCTTTCACAGATGTGCTGGACTATGACATGGACAAAAACCACTGGAACATCCCAGGACTCTGGCAAGGAACCCCTCGGATGGCAGCAGTGAACACAGGTTACAGTGAAGCTGTAGCAGATTTCAAGAAAAATCTTTTGatgacagtgaaaacagacaaaagcaatgACGTCTCACAGATCCCAGAGTTTCTAGAATGGATGAGAAGTCTCTGGAGATCAGTGAAATATGAGAACTTCATCTTTAGTTTCAGAAACACTCTTGTGGCTCAGGCCTACGACAACCTTTGCAAAGAGTTCAGTCAATGGGAATGGCAGTTCAGAAAAGAAATCCTCTCCTGGCAAACAGAAGCAGAGTTGGAAATCTTAAATTCTGACAATGAATCTGATATTCAAACTTGGAGCATTTTGGTTGATTCAAAAAAATCAGAGGTGTCAGAAAAAATAGCATCTGAAGAAAGGAAAGTGAAGGAGAAACTTACAAACTACTACAAAAAGAAAGACCAGAATGTAAATCTGATAGAAGAATACAAAACTGACTTTTTCAACAGCATCAGTAGTGTTGCAAGGGAAATAGTTTATTCTGTGAACAATAAATTGGATTGTGCATTTGAGCTGAAAAAAGGTTCAAAAAAGGTTCAAGACATTCTGAAGGAATACAGAGGCGGGGTTGAATACGAGGTCATGAAGCTCCTGAGTGCCTTTAAAGACTTCACACTGTCTTATGAACAGCTGACACAGAAGTTTGAAAAGATGTGGACTGCAGCCACTAAACATGTGTCTGGCCTGAAAGAGCGAGATATCGCAGCAAGTGTCCTGGAACAGTTGAGAAGAAATATCTCAAACCGGAATGTTGATGAGGaattccaaaacattaaagaCCTAAAGGAGATTGGGAAGGATCGATTTAAAACCAAACCTGAACATACAGACTCCTGGATGAAGAAGGATGGAGATCTGTGGAAGGGAGATGCAGAACTGCAGAAGTTTGCTGACGGTGTCATTGAGTCTTGCACATGGTCTGTGCTTGTTAAagcaaagagaaacacagattacAATGACTCTTTAACAAGGGAGCTTCTTGAAAAAATGGATGAATACCTTAAACAAAGTTACAAgcatcacaaaacaaatacacagtttGAGATTGACCTGAAACTTCACATGTGTGGCATTGCCTCAAGGGAATTCCTCAAAATGCACCAAAAATTCTTGTCAGATAATGATCCTCAAATTCAGCTGCAGAAGTACAAGAATCAGTACTTGTCAGATTTTCTAGATTTatacaaacagagagatgattGTCAGCGCAAAGCAAAGACTTTTGTCCAGTTTTGTATCAAACCTGCTGTGGAAGAGTACATCAACAGATCTCTGGGGATAAACATTGTGGATGAAATTTTGACAGGTTGTCATTCAGCAGAGTTCAGTTCCCGCTCCTTTTTCCAGTACAACATTCAGGAAGAGTTGCTGCAAAAGGATGACTTTGACAGTTTTGTCAAGTACGTTTGTAACTATGAAATATATGGTAAAGATTGGATATTTCAGCAAATCCAGCAACAAATGTCAGAGAACAAAACTTTGTGCAAACTGAAACAAGAGAATCTGAAGGTGATAGTTCGCAAAATCACAGCAGCCTTAGAGCAGGCCACAAAAGGACCAGATGGTGTTCAACTGCCAGACAACAAAGAAAGCATCACAGAGCTCATCAGCAACATGCGGAAGTATTTGATTAAAGACATCTCAATTTCAGAGGATGAAAAAAGAACCTTGTTTCAAATCCAAAGCACATGTCATCCATTTATCAACAGCCTCAAAATGTCAATAGAAGACTTGAAAGAACAGCTTCAGGAGGAATTCTCAAAGTCTGAAAACATCACTGAGACTCTGAACAAACTTCCAATCAAACCACAGGATGAGCTTTTCAAGCGAGTGTTTGGTTGTGGAAAACAATGTCCATTTTGTAAAGTTCCCTGTGAGGCTGGAGGCAAAGATCACAAGCAGCATCATGCAGCTGTTCATTGGCCACAAGGTCTTAGTGGACGCAGTTATGATGGCAGTGATAAGCTGGTTGAAACACTGTGTACAACTGATATACACAAGTACTATCCAGACTGGCACATTCCTCCAGATCCCAGCATGGAGGCATCTGACTACTGGAAGTTTGTACTGGTAAAATACAATGACAGATTTGCTCAAGTATATAAGGCCAAGCCAGCTGATGTTCCAGAGGCCTGGAGGAGAATCACAAAGGAACAAGCACTGAAGGGATTAAAAGATGCCTTCAACATGAAGTAA